One window of the Shewanella khirikhana genome contains the following:
- a CDS encoding pilus assembly protein PilM: MLSNLWKRQAPQMVGIDIGSHEVKAILLSKTADGFKILSHAAVPVKKGAVNDHDIRDPAAVVDSLRQVRRALPKGCKFAAVAVSGSAVMTKVIYMDASLNETEMEAQIEIEADNLIPYSLDEVSIDFETLSVNSIDPTKVDVLLSACRTENIDARVDSLDEVDLEAKVVDIEGYALGRSVELIYSQLPEGSDKKVIAMVDIGANMTTFAVVEGGETAFIREQAFGGEQFTQSILSFYGMSYEQAEKAKIEGDLPRNYMFEVLSPFQTQLLQQIKRTLQIYCTSSGKDKVDYIVLCGGTSRLEGMANLLTNELGVHTIIADPFQGSLHADESVKTTLQPSISKYMVACGLALRSYGQWRT, from the coding sequence ATGCTTTCAAATCTATGGAAGCGTCAGGCTCCGCAGATGGTGGGGATCGACATTGGCTCCCATGAAGTCAAGGCGATTCTGCTGAGCAAGACGGCTGATGGTTTTAAAATATTAAGTCATGCCGCTGTTCCCGTTAAAAAGGGAGCCGTCAATGATCACGATATTCGTGATCCCGCAGCAGTGGTGGACAGCCTGCGCCAGGTAAGGCGTGCGTTGCCCAAAGGCTGTAAATTTGCCGCAGTGGCAGTGTCTGGTTCAGCGGTGATGACCAAGGTCATCTACATGGATGCTTCGCTGAATGAAACGGAGATGGAAGCCCAAATTGAAATCGAAGCCGATAACCTCATTCCTTATTCCCTGGATGAGGTAAGCATCGACTTTGAAACATTGAGTGTTAACAGCATCGACCCAACCAAGGTGGATGTGTTGCTCAGTGCTTGCCGAACTGAAAATATTGATGCCCGGGTGGATTCGCTGGATGAAGTGGATCTGGAAGCCAAGGTTGTCGATATCGAAGGCTATGCACTGGGTCGCTCTGTTGAACTCATCTACAGCCAGTTGCCTGAGGGCAGTGATAAAAAAGTCATTGCCATGGTGGACATAGGTGCCAACATGACCACCTTCGCCGTGGTTGAAGGTGGTGAAACTGCCTTTATCCGTGAGCAGGCATTTGGTGGAGAGCAGTTTACTCAGTCCATTCTGTCATTCTATGGCATGTCCTATGAGCAAGCCGAGAAAGCCAAAATAGAAGGTGATTTGCCTCGCAACTATATGTTTGAGGTGCTTTCGCCCTTCCAAACTCAGCTGTTGCAGCAAATTAAGCGCACGCTGCAAATATATTGCACCTCCAGTGGTAAAGATAAGGTGGATTATATCGTGCTCTGCGGCGGAACTTCCCGTCTGGAAGGCATGGCTAACCTGCTGACCAATGAACTGGGTGTTCATACCATTATTGCCGATCCCTTCCAGGGCAGTCTGCATGCCGATGAATCAGTTAAAACCACGTTGCAACCCAGTATCAGCAAATACATGGTTGCCTGTGGCCTGGCATTAAGGAGCTATGGTCAATGGCGAACATAA
- a CDS encoding penicillin-binding protein 1A, with translation MKWLKRILIALFSLALLGVGAIVAAYFYVLPDLPDVATLKTVQLQTPLKIYSQDGKLISQYGEKRRIPVKLEDVPKPLLQAFLATEDARFYEHQGIDPVGIVRAFVVWMASGEKKQGASTITQQVARNFFLTRDKTIIRKVKEIFISFHIEDLLTKDEILELYVNRIYLGQRAYGVGAAAQVYYGKDLHDLSLAEMAVIAGLPKAPSTLNPITSPDRALARRNVVLMRMREVGFINDSEYASAIEQPNTASYHGAEIDLYVPYVSEMARDYMIQKYGEEEAYTGGYNVYTTVSSDLQLKAQKALRDNIYAYDERHGYRGGAEVLWSSEVPDTASISERLKKIANVQDLEPAAVINVQEQQATVLRGNGETVTLPWQGIQWARKFITDTRQGSAPKAATEVLTAGERIWIRNNGEHWQLSQVPEVSSAIVSLDPHNGAIRALVGGYSFSQSQFNRVTQAKRQLGSNIKPFIYAATLEKGFTLATLINNAPINKPDMSQGTAWRPKNSPDVYTGPTRMRVGLAQSINVMAVRALRYAGIDNTVELLTRFGFDPNDLPRNESLALGSPSVTPLQVVNAFSVFANGGYLVEPFFIDRVETALGQVVEKTKPTLACDAPMPEETPEDQVLSQQPDSVVEALATAAITGEAPEMLAKATDVNLCGGEGVRYAPRVLSEQNAFLITEALKSVIWGGGDFSKGTGWNGTAWRAARLLKRHDIAGKTGTTNESRDTWFSGFNPDLVTTVWVGFDDHGRELGRTAWNANGAKDQISGAEAGAKTAGPAWNQFMLMAIGDIPEKPSQPPAGIVSARIDYSSGKLSRRTDYTSGFEYFAAGTVPTDYANSAIAEDNTTAPETTADDLFQ, from the coding sequence GTGAAGTGGCTAAAACGTATTCTCATTGCCCTCTTTAGTCTAGCCTTGCTGGGCGTAGGCGCTATTGTTGCGGCATATTTTTATGTTTTGCCCGACCTGCCCGATGTCGCGACCCTTAAAACGGTCCAGCTGCAGACACCGCTGAAGATATACAGCCAGGACGGCAAACTTATTTCACAATATGGCGAAAAGCGCCGTATTCCCGTCAAACTTGAAGATGTTCCCAAGCCGCTGCTGCAGGCCTTTCTGGCCACAGAAGACGCGCGCTTTTACGAACATCAGGGCATTGACCCTGTCGGTATCGTACGAGCCTTCGTGGTTTGGATGGCCTCCGGCGAGAAAAAACAGGGTGCCAGTACCATTACCCAACAGGTCGCCCGCAACTTTTTTTTGACGCGGGATAAAACTATTATCCGCAAGGTAAAGGAAATCTTTATTTCTTTTCACATTGAGGATCTGCTCACAAAAGATGAAATTCTTGAACTGTACGTAAATCGCATCTACCTCGGCCAGCGTGCTTACGGTGTTGGCGCGGCGGCGCAGGTGTATTACGGCAAGGATTTGCACGACCTCTCATTGGCAGAAATGGCGGTTATTGCCGGCCTGCCCAAAGCGCCTTCCACCCTTAACCCCATCACCTCGCCCGACCGCGCGCTCGCGCGTCGTAATGTAGTGTTGATGCGGATGCGGGAAGTCGGTTTCATTAACGACAGCGAATACGCCAGCGCCATCGAGCAGCCCAATACCGCCTCTTATCATGGTGCCGAAATCGACCTGTACGTGCCTTATGTGTCTGAAATGGCGCGGGACTATATGATCCAAAAGTATGGCGAAGAGGAAGCCTATACCGGCGGCTATAACGTTTACACCACCGTCAGTTCCGACCTGCAACTCAAAGCCCAAAAGGCACTGCGCGACAATATCTACGCCTACGATGAACGCCATGGCTACCGCGGTGGCGCCGAAGTGCTGTGGAGCAGTGAGGTGCCAGACACCGCCAGCATCAGTGAGCGACTGAAGAAAATCGCCAACGTACAGGATCTTGAGCCTGCGGCCGTGATAAACGTCCAGGAGCAGCAAGCGACTGTGCTGCGCGGCAACGGCGAAACCGTGACACTGCCATGGCAGGGCATCCAATGGGCGCGCAAGTTTATTACTGACACCCGTCAGGGCAGTGCCCCCAAGGCTGCCACCGAGGTGCTGACTGCCGGCGAGCGTATCTGGATCCGTAACAATGGCGAACACTGGCAGCTGTCACAGGTGCCGGAAGTCTCCAGCGCCATCGTATCCCTCGACCCACATAACGGCGCCATCCGCGCACTGGTGGGCGGTTACAGCTTCAGTCAGAGCCAGTTCAACCGGGTGACCCAGGCCAAACGCCAGCTTGGTTCCAACATCAAGCCCTTTATCTACGCCGCTACGCTGGAGAAAGGCTTTACCCTGGCCACGCTGATAAACAACGCCCCTATCAACAAGCCCGACATGAGTCAGGGTACCGCCTGGCGACCCAAGAACTCACCCGACGTATACACAGGCCCAACCCGGATGCGCGTGGGTCTGGCCCAGTCAATTAACGTCATGGCCGTACGGGCGCTGCGTTATGCCGGTATCGACAATACTGTCGAGCTGCTGACCCGCTTTGGCTTCGACCCCAACGACCTGCCCCGCAACGAGTCGCTGGCTCTGGGTTCGCCTTCGGTTACTCCGCTGCAGGTGGTCAATGCTTTCTCGGTGTTCGCCAACGGCGGCTATCTGGTTGAGCCCTTCTTTATCGACCGGGTCGAAACCGCCCTTGGTCAGGTAGTGGAGAAGACCAAGCCAACATTGGCCTGCGATGCACCAATGCCGGAAGAAACGCCGGAAGATCAGGTGCTCAGCCAACAGCCAGACTCGGTAGTTGAAGCCCTGGCCACGGCCGCCATTACCGGCGAGGCGCCAGAAATGCTGGCGAAAGCCACCGACGTGAATCTGTGCGGCGGCGAAGGCGTGCGTTACGCGCCCCGAGTGCTGTCGGAGCAAAACGCCTTCCTGATTACCGAAGCGCTCAAGAGTGTGATTTGGGGCGGCGGTGATTTCAGCAAGGGCACCGGCTGGAACGGTACCGCATGGCGCGCGGCTCGCCTGCTCAAACGCCATGATATCGCTGGTAAAACAGGTACAACCAACGAGTCGCGTGATACCTGGTTCAGTGGTTTCAACCCTGACTTGGTTACCACCGTCTGGGTTGGCTTTGACGACCACGGCCGCGAACTTGGCCGCACCGCCTGGAATGCCAACGGCGCCAAAGACCAGATCTCCGGTGCCGAGGCCGGCGCCAAAACCGCGGGTCCCGCCTGGAACCAGTTTATGCTGATGGCAATTGGTGACATCCCGGAGAAGCCTTCTCAGCCGCCTGCCGGCATAGTCTCGGCCCGTATCGATTACAGTTCGGGCAAGCTGAGTCGTCGCACCGACTACACCAGTGGCTTCGAGTACTTCGCCGCCGGCACAGTGCCAACAGATTACGCCAACTCCGCTATCGCCGAAGACAACACCACGGCGCCGGAAACCACGGCAGACGATCTGTTCCAGTAA
- a CDS encoding tetratricopeptide repeat protein, with protein sequence MKTLIIALGLTLSPIINAASIDDIDMAMNQMDLKALGELTQQSQGYTKAYGAYRQAVAAGVMGQKALQISAAAEAASILESSKFAADAEAKALLAAVYGVQIGASPKLGASLGAKIATLMQQAATLAPNNPRVALIAGINAFYTPVAFGGGEQKALEAIAFAIDGFKAPCSDICWGEAEAYTWRGLVHQQQGDLTAATADWQQALTVDANYGWANYLLESVGNAPQ encoded by the coding sequence ATGAAAACACTTATCATCGCACTGGGGCTGACCCTGTCACCCATCATCAACGCGGCCAGCATCGACGATATCGATATGGCCATGAATCAAATGGACCTCAAGGCCCTTGGCGAACTCACCCAGCAGAGTCAGGGTTACACCAAAGCCTATGGCGCCTACCGTCAGGCAGTGGCTGCCGGGGTGATGGGGCAAAAAGCGCTGCAAATCTCAGCAGCCGCTGAGGCAGCCTCGATACTGGAATCGAGCAAATTTGCCGCAGATGCCGAAGCCAAAGCCTTACTCGCAGCTGTTTACGGGGTACAAATCGGCGCCAGTCCAAAATTGGGAGCCAGCCTCGGCGCCAAAATTGCGACGCTGATGCAGCAGGCCGCCACATTGGCACCCAATAATCCCAGAGTCGCGCTGATTGCGGGCATCAATGCCTTCTACACTCCGGTCGCTTTTGGCGGCGGCGAGCAAAAGGCGCTTGAGGCCATCGCCTTTGCCATTGATGGGTTTAAAGCCCCTTGCAGCGATATCTGCTGGGGCGAAGCAGAAGCCTATACCTGGCGAGGCCTGGTGCATCAGCAGCAAGGCGACCTCACCGCAGCAACGGCCGACTGGCAGCAGGCACTGACGGTTGACGCCAACTATGGCTGGGCCAACTACCTGCTCGAAAGCGTCGGCAACGCGCCGCAATAA